A DNA window from Acidobacteriota bacterium contains the following coding sequences:
- the larE gene encoding ATP-dependent sacrificial sulfur transferase LarE translates to MAALGERSTLEASPLLSSAETKEHQLRNWFANHAPVLIAFSGGVDSSYLSFIAHQELGDRALSVTAISPSFPQDQHQEINRMVAEWKLNHHWIHTQEMEREPYRSNPVNRCYFCKNELFTHLLEIARQQDFTTICDGNNADDTGDYRPGMQAGRELGVRSPLIEVGLTKAEIRERSRVWKLPTAEKPASPCLSSRIPYGMPVTIQKLSAIERGERAIRQLGFSIFRLRHHGDIARIEISPTELPRALDPVMAQQLVAALKPLGFLYIALDLEGFRSGALNTSVTLPGSQSPAPCLKSD, encoded by the coding sequence ATGGCTGCCCTGGGTGAGCGGTCCACTTTGGAGGCTTCCCCACTTTTATCATCCGCTGAAACCAAAGAACACCAACTGCGAAACTGGTTTGCCAACCATGCTCCAGTTCTGATTGCGTTTTCCGGCGGTGTGGACAGCAGCTATTTGAGTTTTATTGCCCATCAGGAACTCGGTGACCGGGCCCTGTCGGTGACGGCCATCAGCCCGAGTTTCCCTCAGGACCAGCATCAGGAAATTAACCGGATGGTTGCCGAGTGGAAGCTCAACCATCACTGGATCCACACCCAGGAAATGGAGCGCGAGCCATACCGTTCCAACCCGGTCAATCGGTGCTATTTCTGTAAAAATGAGTTATTTACCCACTTGCTTGAGATTGCCCGTCAGCAGGATTTCACAACCATTTGTGATGGCAATAATGCCGATGATACCGGCGATTACCGACCTGGAATGCAGGCTGGACGTGAACTAGGGGTGCGTAGCCCGTTGATTGAAGTTGGCCTGACCAAAGCTGAAATCCGTGAGCGCTCGCGGGTCTGGAAGTTGCCGACGGCTGAAAAACCTGCCTCCCCCTGCCTTTCGTCGCGGATTCCCTATGGCATGCCGGTCACGATCCAGAAACTTTCGGCCATTGAGCGTGGCGAACGTGCCATCCGTCAGCTTGGATTTTCCATTTTTCGACTGCGTCATCATGGCGACATCGCCCGCATTGAAATCAGTCCAACCGAACTGCCTCGGGCACTTGATCCAGTGATGGCCCAGCAACTGGTAGCGGCACTCAAGCCACTTGGATTTCTCTATATTGCCCTCGATTTGGAAGGGTTTCGCTCTGGCGCCCTGAATACATCCGTGACCCTACCGGGGAGCCAGTCACCGGCCCCCTGCCTGAAAAGTGATTGA
- a CDS encoding HlyD family efflux transporter periplasmic adaptor subunit, translating into MDRQISQSTKIKRTLWRSFSVILVLGAAMAALAYGPRLLKPTIRRADFRTARVEAGPIEATINSTGVVVPDFEQVISSPVNGRILRVLKRPGDPVRRGDAILELDVSEATLALEKLKQQIDLKQNQQAKARLDLQNTLNTLRSQWEIKNLDYEAAKASTGRNRKLKELGLLSAEQLHEAEIREEKIAFELKQLSAAQQNAEASTTTQLEGLDLEMKSLLNEQADMERQLELATTKADRDGVLTWVITETGTSVLKGALLARIADLSSFRVDATVSDIHSRRLSTGLPVTIKINDELLSGTVSVINPTIKDGVMTVGIALVEKSSPLLKSNLRVDVLIVTDRKSQSLKIRKGVFAATDGIDHVFVVRGDRLVKHQVKFGISGFDTLEVLSGLVEGDEVVISDMKEYQHMRDIQIR; encoded by the coding sequence ATGGACCGTCAAATCAGTCAATCAACCAAAATCAAAAGAACGCTCTGGCGGAGTTTTTCGGTAATTCTCGTCCTTGGAGCGGCAATGGCGGCTCTGGCATACGGGCCACGGCTGCTCAAGCCCACGATTAGACGGGCCGATTTTCGCACCGCACGCGTCGAAGCCGGTCCGATTGAAGCGACGATCAATTCCACCGGGGTGGTGGTGCCCGATTTTGAACAGGTCATTTCCAGCCCGGTGAATGGTCGGATTTTGCGGGTGTTAAAACGCCCAGGTGATCCGGTCCGGCGGGGTGATGCCATTCTGGAACTGGATGTCAGCGAGGCCACGCTGGCGCTTGAAAAACTCAAACAGCAAATTGACCTCAAACAGAATCAGCAAGCCAAAGCCAGACTGGACCTGCAGAACACCCTCAACACGCTCCGCAGCCAGTGGGAAATCAAAAATCTTGATTATGAAGCCGCAAAAGCTTCGACGGGACGCAACCGGAAGTTGAAGGAACTGGGGTTGCTCTCTGCCGAACAGCTTCACGAAGCAGAAATTCGGGAAGAAAAAATCGCCTTCGAACTCAAACAACTCTCCGCCGCCCAGCAAAACGCTGAAGCCTCAACCACGACCCAGCTTGAAGGGCTGGACCTGGAAATGAAGTCGCTCCTCAACGAGCAGGCTGATATGGAACGCCAGCTTGAACTGGCGACGACCAAGGCTGACCGGGATGGCGTGCTGACCTGGGTGATTACCGAGACAGGGACTTCGGTATTGAAAGGTGCGTTACTCGCTCGAATTGCCGATCTGAGTTCGTTTCGGGTGGATGCCACCGTGTCAGATATCCATTCCCGCCGACTTTCCACTGGTTTGCCCGTGACGATCAAAATCAATGACGAATTGCTTTCTGGAACCGTGTCAGTGATTAACCCAACGATCAAAGATGGAGTGATGACGGTTGGAATCGCGCTGGTTGAAAAATCGAGCCCGCTGCTGAAATCAAATTTGCGCGTGGATGTGCTCATCGTGACTGACCGCAAAAGTCAGTCTTTAAAAATAAGAAAAGGGGTCTTTGCCGCGACAGATGGCATTGATCACGTTTTTGTCGTTCGCGGAGACCGACTGGTGAAACATCAGGTCAAGTTCGGAATCTCGGGCTTTGACACCCTCGAAGTGCTGTCCGGCCTGGTCGAGGGCGATGAAGTCGTGATTTCCGATATGAAGGAGTACCAGCACATGCGTGACATCCAGATTCGGTAG
- the ubiE gene encoding bifunctional demethylmenaquinone methyltransferase/2-methoxy-6-polyprenyl-1,4-benzoquinol methylase UbiE has protein sequence MPHSSESTNKAANPLEAEGQQRARRVQQMFSEIAPRYDLLNHLLSMNIDKRWRRFTVRKLQDVLDQPGATALDICCGTGDLSLELGQKVPTIGVDFCHPMLVIGLEKVRKTGLPVRLCAGDALNLPFQDARFDAVTNAFGLRNVTDVERGLAEVYRVLKPGGRAAILEFSRPILPGFREAFQWYFNHVLPRIGGMISGSSMAYTYLPTSVKSFPDQKQLADLMRKVGFTDVKYHNLSGGIAALHLGNKPKNEELRMKNEELRMKNEE, from the coding sequence ATGCCTCACTCATCCGAATCAACCAATAAAGCCGCAAACCCGCTCGAAGCCGAAGGACAACAGCGAGCCAGACGTGTCCAGCAGATGTTTTCCGAAATCGCACCCCGCTATGACCTGCTCAACCATCTGCTTTCAATGAATATTGATAAGCGCTGGCGACGCTTTACCGTGCGCAAACTGCAGGATGTCCTTGATCAGCCTGGAGCGACCGCGCTTGATATTTGTTGTGGGACCGGCGATTTGTCGCTCGAACTTGGTCAGAAAGTGCCCACCATCGGCGTTGATTTTTGCCATCCGATGCTGGTGATTGGGCTTGAAAAAGTGCGCAAGACCGGGTTGCCGGTTCGCTTATGTGCCGGTGATGCTTTGAACCTGCCGTTTCAGGATGCCCGGTTCGATGCCGTCACCAATGCGTTCGGCCTTCGAAACGTGACCGATGTCGAACGTGGACTGGCCGAAGTATACCGCGTCCTCAAACCTGGAGGCCGGGCCGCCATTCTGGAGTTTTCTCGTCCAATTCTCCCAGGGTTTCGTGAAGCCTTTCAATGGTACTTTAACCACGTTTTGCCCCGCATTGGCGGTATGATTTCGGGCTCCAGTATGGCGTATACCTACCTGCCGACTTCGGTGAAAAGCTTCCCTGATCAAAAACAACTGGCTGACCTGATGCGCAAAGTCGGGTTTACCGACGTCAAATATCATAACCTTTCAGGCGGTATTGCTGCCCTGCATTTGGGAAACAAGCCGAAGAATGAAGAATTGAGAATGAAGAATGAAGAATTGAGAATGAAGAATGAAGAATGA
- a CDS encoding Mov34/MPN/PAD-1 family protein produces MTFVIKKVRDVKPLERPLPHVLETLGQPDPAGLRIYLARQAEEKILMAAPPDMALPQTQSEEASLVRAFMGENECGGILVGNVYSWKENDREVTYTTIIDAIPAQEATAGPTHVEMGADDLMAVSQHIERLQNRAQEQGKEVQLRVVGWYHTHPGFGVFMSGTDRATQRKVFGMPWQIAVVYDPLNGEYGMFYGADSDSAQGWYIFDSIAEGYPPPLPLQNPSEAARRRGRARAAEIPELSLLRAQLISDFDHMTKGWYNLLAGYDPPE; encoded by the coding sequence ATGACCTTCGTAATCAAAAAAGTTCGTGACGTAAAGCCTCTGGAACGTCCACTGCCGCACGTTCTTGAAACCCTTGGACAGCCCGATCCAGCCGGACTGAGGATTTACCTGGCCCGTCAGGCCGAAGAAAAAATCCTGATGGCCGCGCCACCTGATATGGCTCTTCCCCAGACTCAATCCGAAGAGGCTTCACTCGTCAGAGCATTTATGGGTGAAAATGAATGCGGTGGAATCCTGGTCGGCAATGTGTATTCGTGGAAGGAAAACGACCGCGAAGTCACTTATACCACTATTATTGATGCGATTCCGGCTCAGGAAGCCACCGCCGGCCCAACTCACGTTGAAATGGGAGCTGATGACTTGATGGCCGTTTCACAACACATCGAACGGCTGCAAAACCGGGCTCAGGAACAAGGCAAGGAAGTGCAATTACGTGTGGTTGGCTGGTATCACACCCATCCAGGGTTTGGCGTGTTTATGTCTGGGACGGATCGGGCTACCCAACGCAAAGTGTTTGGAATGCCCTGGCAAATCGCTGTCGTCTATGACCCGCTCAACGGCGAATATGGCATGTTTTACGGCGCGGATTCTGACAGTGCCCAGGGCTGGTACATTTTTGACTCGATTGCCGAAGGATATCCACCGCCACTCCCACTCCAAAACCCTTCTGAGGCGGCCCGGCGTCGCGGACGCGCGCGAGCCGCCGAAATCCCCGAACTTTCCCTGCTCCGCGCGCAACTGATCTCTGATTTTGACCATATGACCAAAGGCTGGTACAACCTGCTGGCCGGGTATGACCCGCCAGAGTAG
- the ansA gene encoding asparaginase — translation MRKRVYVVYTGGTIGMRKTENGYAPASGYLKEQMLNSPVLRNPAMPEYTIHEYDQLLDSANMTPDDWLKIAEDIAAHHDEYDGFVVLHGTDTMAYTASALPFMLQGLRKPVILTGSQIPLCEVRNDARDNLITSLILAGNYQIPEVCLYFGNKLFRGCRSVKVNADGLQAFASPNFPPLGTAGIEIEIAWNLVLEPPPENVPLRVHPIVHPPFVGAVRLFPGISAEIMHNILQPPLRGLVLEAYGVGNGPDRNEDFIATLKEASDRGVVIIGCTQCLLGRVSLGSYATGASMARAGVVSGFDMTPEAALAKMFHLFSMGLPPSVVKLQMQRNLRGEITEPGFSTATGRL, via the coding sequence ATGCGAAAACGAGTGTATGTGGTCTATACCGGCGGAACGATTGGCATGCGCAAGACGGAAAATGGCTATGCCCCCGCATCTGGCTATCTGAAAGAGCAAATGTTGAATTCACCCGTGTTGCGCAATCCGGCCATGCCTGAATACACAATTCACGAGTATGACCAGCTCCTTGATTCAGCCAACATGACGCCGGATGACTGGCTGAAAATTGCTGAAGACATTGCCGCGCATCACGATGAATATGATGGCTTTGTGGTGTTGCACGGAACGGACACGATGGCGTACACGGCATCGGCGCTGCCGTTTATGCTGCAAGGGCTGCGCAAACCCGTCATTCTCACCGGGTCGCAAATTCCGCTCTGCGAAGTCCGCAATGATGCCCGTGATAATCTGATCACCAGTTTAATTCTGGCGGGAAACTACCAGATTCCAGAGGTTTGTCTGTACTTTGGCAACAAACTGTTTCGCGGCTGTCGGTCAGTCAAGGTCAACGCTGATGGATTACAGGCATTTGCTTCGCCCAACTTTCCACCACTTGGAACCGCAGGCATTGAAATCGAAATTGCCTGGAATCTGGTGCTTGAACCGCCACCGGAAAACGTTCCGCTCCGGGTTCATCCGATTGTCCATCCGCCATTTGTCGGTGCCGTGCGACTCTTTCCAGGAATTTCAGCAGAAATCATGCACAACATTTTGCAGCCGCCACTCAGAGGACTTGTCCTCGAAGCCTATGGCGTAGGCAATGGTCCGGACCGCAATGAAGATTTTATTGCCACATTGAAAGAAGCTTCTGACCGGGGGGTGGTGATCATCGGCTGTACCCAGTGTTTGCTTGGCAGAGTCAGCCTGGGAAGTTATGCGACTGGAGCTTCGATGGCACGGGCCGGAGTGGTGAGTGGATTTGATATGACCCCCGAAGCCGCACTGGCCAAGATGTTTCATCTGTTCAGCATGGGGCTGCCGCCGTCGGTCGTGAAACTCCAGATGCAACGCAATTTACGCGGGGAAATCACTGAGCCGGGGTTTTCAACTGCCACGGGAAGACTGTAA
- a CDS encoding ABC transporter ATP-binding protein, protein MIQLENIEKIYRTETVETMALANINLNINQGEFISIMGPSGSGKSTLLNVMGLLDAPSGGKVTLNGRFITSYRDRDLASMRNEEIGFIFQTFHLINDLSVVDNVELPLIYRKMSGTERRRQALAALDRVGLSARTHHFPSQLSGGQQQRVAIARAIVGNPKILLADEPTGNLDSQMGDEVMSILKQLNSLEKTTVVMVTHDQRQAEKTQRIVRLFDGRQVF, encoded by the coding sequence ATGATCCAGCTTGAAAATATTGAAAAAATCTATCGAACGGAAACGGTTGAAACCATGGCCCTGGCCAATATCAACCTGAATATCAACCAGGGGGAGTTCATCTCGATTATGGGGCCCTCCGGCTCGGGGAAAAGTACCTTGCTCAATGTGATGGGGCTTCTGGATGCCCCCTCGGGTGGGAAAGTAACGCTCAATGGGCGGTTTATTACGTCATATCGTGACCGCGATCTGGCATCAATGCGAAACGAGGAGATCGGCTTTATTTTCCAAACCTTCCATCTGATCAACGATTTAAGCGTGGTGGACAATGTCGAGTTGCCGCTGATTTACCGCAAAATGTCTGGGACCGAGCGCCGCCGGCAGGCCCTGGCTGCACTTGACCGGGTTGGATTGTCGGCGCGCACACATCATTTCCCTTCGCAGCTTTCTGGCGGTCAACAACAGCGCGTCGCCATTGCCCGCGCCATTGTCGGCAACCCAAAAATTCTGCTCGCCGATGAACCCACCGGAAACCTCGACAGCCAGATGGGTGATGAAGTGATGTCCATCCTCAAGCAACTCAATAGTTTGGAAAAAACCACCGTCGTGATGGTCACTCACGATCAGCGACAGGCTGAAAAAACACAGCGCATCGTGCGTCTGTTTGATGGCCGTCAGGTATTTTAG
- a CDS encoding sigma-54-dependent Fis family transcriptional regulator yields the protein MILIVDDDRSITTSLGLLLKQAGYPAQSAASPAEALERLAQQEYQLVIQDMNFSRKTTGEEGLALLREIKSRRPGLPVILITAWGSIQLAVEGMRAGAADFLTKPWTHQQVLQAVKTALGLAAVSVRTLERVPTRDELDAQYDFHDLIGQDAKLLRILDLVGRVSATDASALITGESGTGKELIAEAIHRNSRRQNAAFVKVNLGGIAASLFESEMFGHVRGAFTDARTDRKGRFEMANGGTIFLDEIGDLDPNSQVKMLRVLQDRTYEVLGSSVTRTVDVRVISATNRNLPELVETGIFREDLLYRLNLIAIHLPSLRERPSDIPLLAQHFVQSMARVYRRSELSISDAALNWLQTLNWPGNIRQLKQVLERTILITSKDTLDVEDFAVPVQMESKEKGKTTLPEVGSMTLDDIEKAMIVKTIKHHGGNLTKVAEALGLSRPALYRRLEKFGIQV from the coding sequence ATGATTCTCATTGTTGACGACGACCGTTCCATCACGACTTCGCTTGGGCTGTTGCTCAAACAGGCCGGGTATCCCGCGCAAAGTGCGGCTTCACCGGCGGAGGCACTGGAACGTCTGGCACAACAGGAATATCAGCTTGTGATTCAGGATATGAACTTTTCCCGAAAAACAACCGGGGAAGAAGGGCTGGCGTTGCTGCGTGAAATCAAAAGCCGTCGTCCGGGGTTGCCGGTCATCTTGATCACTGCCTGGGGGTCAATTCAGCTTGCGGTGGAAGGAATGCGCGCTGGCGCTGCCGATTTTTTAACCAAACCCTGGACCCATCAGCAGGTACTCCAGGCGGTAAAAACGGCACTTGGGTTGGCGGCGGTTTCGGTGCGAACTCTCGAACGGGTTCCAACCCGCGACGAGCTGGATGCCCAGTATGATTTTCACGACTTGATCGGACAGGATGCGAAATTACTGCGCATTCTGGATCTGGTCGGACGGGTCAGTGCCACTGATGCTTCAGCCTTGATTACCGGCGAAAGCGGCACCGGCAAAGAACTGATTGCCGAAGCAATCCACCGCAACAGTCGGCGCCAAAATGCCGCCTTTGTGAAAGTCAATTTGGGTGGTATTGCCGCCAGTTTGTTTGAAAGCGAGATGTTTGGGCACGTTCGTGGGGCTTTTACCGATGCGCGAACTGATCGGAAAGGCCGCTTTGAAATGGCCAATGGCGGAACGATATTCCTTGATGAGATTGGAGATCTGGATCCAAATTCGCAGGTGAAAATGCTGCGGGTGTTACAGGATCGAACCTATGAAGTGCTGGGTTCGAGCGTGACCCGCACGGTTGACGTGCGGGTCATTTCAGCCACCAATCGAAACCTGCCGGAACTGGTCGAGACCGGGATTTTTCGGGAAGACTTGCTCTATCGGCTCAATTTGATTGCGATTCATTTGCCCTCATTACGCGAACGACCTTCAGATATTCCGCTGCTGGCCCAGCATTTTGTCCAAAGTATGGCCCGTGTGTATCGTCGGAGTGAGCTTTCAATCAGTGATGCGGCCTTAAACTGGCTTCAAACTTTGAACTGGCCAGGAAATATCCGCCAGCTCAAGCAAGTGCTGGAGCGAACCATTTTGATTACCTCGAAAGACACGCTCGACGTCGAAGATTTTGCCGTTCCGGTTCAAATGGAATCCAAAGAGAAGGGAAAAACCACGTTGCCCGAAGTCGGGTCAATGACGCTCGACGACATCGAAAAAGCCATGATTGTAAAGACCATCAAGCACCACGGCGGCAACCTGACCAAAGTCGCTGAGGCGCTTGGGTTAAGTCGTCCGGCGCTGTATCGAAGGCTTGAAAAGTTTGGGATCCAGGTTTGA
- a CDS encoding energy transducer TonB: MQDINHLNNSLNPMNNSIEPPSFSGLSEESLVTRFFGIVSSSAREFAADPGGFVRGIFVSTYNEGAFGGVRSESLFKRLPREIKQNARDFSQNPAGYVKSVVTMTDREGQRFELVMWCMAAAFFAFTATFGLFFVLPRLLFPTPENLSVLRPDEQVIFTVPLPEAQPKVKPDTKPLGAGFGAKKPGGGGGGGGKNEPTPASKGRLPEFALKEPIIDPSPTKQVKNPEYQIPMNVMANPAQMPKQDLALDVVGDPTSNITAPSSGTGTGGGIGNGSGRGIGSGQGSGAGPGKGGGYGGGEPGGGLGGGAPDTRPQIISQSKPKYTEEARQNKIVGKVVLSVEFRADGSIGNVRVVRSLGYGLDENAIAAARLIRFRPAMKGGSPVTFTSRVEFSFNLI, translated from the coding sequence GTGCAAGACATTAACCATCTCAATAACTCACTCAATCCAATGAATAATTCAATTGAACCACCGAGCTTTTCTGGACTTTCGGAGGAATCGCTGGTCACGCGATTTTTCGGGATTGTTTCATCCAGCGCCAGGGAATTTGCGGCTGACCCAGGTGGGTTTGTGCGCGGCATTTTTGTTTCGACATACAATGAAGGCGCGTTTGGCGGTGTCCGTTCCGAATCCCTCTTCAAGCGGCTTCCTCGCGAAATCAAACAAAACGCCCGTGACTTTTCTCAGAATCCAGCAGGTTATGTGAAATCCGTCGTCACCATGACGGATCGCGAAGGACAACGGTTTGAGTTGGTGATGTGGTGTATGGCGGCGGCATTTTTCGCCTTTACCGCCACATTCGGTCTGTTTTTTGTGTTGCCGCGACTGTTGTTTCCAACCCCGGAAAATCTCTCGGTCCTTCGACCTGATGAACAAGTAATCTTCACTGTTCCGTTGCCGGAAGCTCAACCCAAGGTCAAGCCTGACACCAAACCGCTGGGTGCCGGATTTGGCGCCAAAAAGCCAGGTGGTGGTGGTGGCGGCGGTGGAAAAAATGAACCAACGCCGGCTTCAAAGGGAAGACTCCCTGAATTTGCCTTAAAAGAACCGATTATTGATCCTTCTCCAACCAAACAGGTCAAAAATCCGGAATACCAGATTCCAATGAACGTGATGGCCAACCCGGCCCAAATGCCAAAGCAGGACCTGGCACTTGATGTTGTCGGTGACCCAACCAGCAACATCACCGCACCTTCGAGCGGCACCGGCACGGGTGGCGGGATTGGCAATGGCAGTGGTCGTGGAATCGGTTCCGGTCAAGGGTCCGGCGCCGGTCCTGGGAAAGGCGGTGGGTATGGTGGTGGAGAACCCGGCGGCGGACTCGGTGGCGGCGCCCCAGACACTCGGCCACAGATCATTTCGCAATCAAAGCCGAAATACACCGAAGAAGCTCGTCAGAATAAGATCGTCGGCAAAGTGGTATTGTCGGTCGAGTTTCGGGCTGATGGTTCAATCGGCAATGTTCGAGTCGTCCGCAGTCTGGGCTATGGATTAGATGAAAATGCAATTGCGGCTGCCCGATTGATTCGTTTCCGCCCGGCAATGAAGGGTGGTTCCCCAGTTACTTTTACCTCACGAGTTGAGTTCAGCTTCAATTTGATTTAG
- a CDS encoding ABC transporter permease has product MIKQLMKLTWNRKRANLLISIEIFISFLVLFAVVLMAGVYLYNYLQPLGFEYDNVLCVSVSTKNRSHDAKSDAAERELFHQLQLSAQSLGEVESVALSNVDPFGNSQNVSGFERNGREIQYSLSRVTDGYKDVMRLQLIAGRWFNREDDGSKFQPVVISQRLARDGFGTENPIGKAIEKHKDGTELRVIGIFSDFRQDGELSPLENYAFFRQDEAKEDGFPLTIFLIRVRPGTPRAFEEKLITQFQSVAKEWSFEAQFLADMRETKMKVYLIPLAAAGSIVTFLMLMVALGLIGVLWQSVTRRTREIGVRRAFGATAGNVYLQILGELLAVTTVSLVAGVAVVGQLPLIDIFGFIQGKVFIYSLLASIVIMYVLTLMCGLYPSWIATRVHPSQALHYD; this is encoded by the coding sequence ATGATCAAACAACTTATGAAACTCACCTGGAACCGGAAACGGGCCAATCTGTTGATTTCAATTGAGATATTCATTTCATTTTTGGTGTTGTTCGCTGTGGTGCTGATGGCTGGCGTGTATCTTTACAATTACCTGCAACCACTGGGGTTTGAATATGACAACGTGTTATGTGTTTCGGTTTCCACCAAAAACCGTTCCCATGATGCGAAAAGTGATGCCGCCGAGCGAGAACTCTTTCATCAACTTCAGCTATCCGCCCAGTCACTTGGTGAAGTCGAAAGCGTGGCGCTCTCCAATGTTGATCCGTTTGGCAATAGCCAGAATGTCTCGGGTTTTGAACGCAACGGACGGGAAATTCAGTACAGTTTGAGCCGGGTCACTGATGGGTACAAGGACGTGATGCGGCTGCAACTCATTGCCGGACGATGGTTTAACCGCGAAGACGATGGGTCGAAATTTCAGCCGGTCGTCATCAGCCAGCGTCTGGCGCGTGACGGATTTGGCACTGAAAATCCAATTGGGAAAGCGATTGAAAAACACAAAGACGGCACTGAATTGCGAGTGATTGGGATTTTCTCGGATTTTCGTCAGGACGGAGAGTTGTCTCCGCTGGAAAACTATGCTTTTTTCCGACAAGATGAAGCTAAAGAAGATGGCTTTCCGCTGACGATTTTTCTGATTCGCGTCCGGCCTGGAACTCCAAGGGCATTTGAAGAAAAACTCATCACTCAATTTCAATCGGTAGCCAAAGAATGGTCATTTGAGGCCCAATTTCTCGCCGATATGCGAGAGACAAAAATGAAAGTGTACCTTATCCCGCTGGCGGCAGCCGGCTCAATCGTGACGTTTTTAATGCTGATGGTGGCATTAGGGCTGATTGGCGTGTTATGGCAGAGCGTGACCCGGCGAACCCGCGAAATCGGGGTGCGCCGCGCCTTTGGTGCCACGGCTGGAAACGTCTATCTGCAGATTTTGGGCGAACTCCTTGCTGTAACCACGGTTTCACTGGTGGCTGGAGTAGCGGTGGTTGGGCAATTGCCGCTGATTGACATTTTTGGGTTTATCCAAGGTAAAGTGTTTATTTACAGCTTGTTAGCATCAATTGTGATAATGTATGTTCTGACACTGATGTGCGGTCTGTATCCAAGCTGGATTGCCACGCGGGTCCATCCGTCACAGGCACTGCACTACGATTAA
- a CDS encoding ABC transporter permease has product MLKNYIKTALKVLLRRKFFTFISLFGISFTLIVLMVITAMVDYLVAPMAPDTKADRILGIYFSQMTGPEAQSTSPAGYKLLDKYARNLPHVESFSICTMMQQVNGFPNGDKVQAFLKRTDGNYWRIFDFQFLEGGPFLDEDNQNANFVAVINEATRQKFFGNTTAVGKTMELDGQRFRVVGVVTNVPITRLIPFSDVWVPLTTAKSDSYRNELMGGHTGVILAENAAAIPLIKAEFDTRIQAVEIPNPKQYTEFLSRAETLWEFVARTLTGDYSSRATMKLLMAAMSFMFLFMLLPAINLINITVSRILERSSEIGVRKAFGASSMTLIGQFVVENVILTLVGGMLGLVGSWLVLRGISESGLIPYAQYQINWRIFLYGLGLALVFGVVSGVYPAWKMSRLHPVEALKGGVR; this is encoded by the coding sequence ATGCTCAAAAATTATATAAAAACCGCATTGAAAGTGCTGCTTCGGCGCAAGTTCTTTACTTTCATCAGCTTATTTGGAATTAGCTTTACGTTGATTGTACTGATGGTCATTACCGCAATGGTGGATTATCTGGTGGCGCCAATGGCGCCTGACACCAAAGCTGATCGAATACTGGGAATTTACTTTTCTCAGATGACGGGCCCCGAAGCTCAATCCACCAGCCCTGCCGGGTACAAGCTCCTGGATAAGTATGCCCGGAATTTGCCGCACGTCGAATCCTTCTCGATTTGCACCATGATGCAACAGGTCAATGGGTTTCCCAATGGCGATAAGGTTCAGGCGTTTCTCAAACGGACGGATGGGAACTACTGGCGAATTTTTGATTTTCAGTTTCTCGAAGGCGGACCGTTTCTCGACGAAGACAACCAGAACGCGAATTTTGTGGCCGTGATCAATGAGGCGACGCGGCAAAAGTTTTTTGGTAATACCACAGCGGTTGGGAAGACGATGGAACTCGACGGTCAGCGGTTTCGCGTGGTTGGGGTGGTCACCAATGTCCCAATTACCCGACTCATTCCTTTTTCTGATGTCTGGGTACCGCTCACGACCGCCAAATCTGATAGTTATCGAAATGAACTGATGGGTGGTCACACCGGGGTGATTCTGGCTGAAAATGCCGCTGCCATTCCATTGATTAAAGCTGAATTTGATACCCGGATTCAGGCGGTTGAAATCCCAAACCCAAAACAATACACCGAATTTCTCAGCCGGGCGGAAACACTCTGGGAATTTGTTGCCCGAACCCTGACGGGGGACTATTCCTCCCGCGCCACCATGAAACTCCTGATGGCTGCCATGAGCTTTATGTTTCTGTTTATGTTGTTGCCGGCGATTAACTTAATCAACATCACCGTCAGTCGCATATTAGAACGCTCAAGCGAGATTGGCGTTCGCAAAGCATTTGGTGCTTCGTCTATGACGCTCATTGGCCAGTTTGTGGTGGAAAACGTGATCCTGACCCTGGTGGGCGGAATGCTGGGGTTGGTTGGATCGTGGCTGGTATTGCGTGGTATTTCGGAAAGTGGGCTGATTCCCTATGCCCAGTATCAAATCAACTGGCGGATTTTTCTGTATGGACTTGGGCTAGCGCTGGTCTTCGGCGTGGTTTCCGGGGTGTATCCAGCCTGGAAAATGTCACGCCTGCATCCGGTTGAAGCGCTCAAGGGAGGTGTCCGATGA